The Anaeromicrobium sediminis genome window below encodes:
- a CDS encoding bacteriohemerythrin — translation MFEWKDEYSRNIKEIDDQHKNLLKIGSKLHEILKLKKHEDNYDEIMEILHELRDYTRYHFDCEEKLLEEHGYEDIYLHKFQHKFFLKKLENLELEDVDENQISVIMGLLVFVSDWIVEHILKTDGEYVEYLNSKGVY, via the coding sequence ATGTTTGAATGGAAAGATGAATATAGCCGTAATATAAAGGAAATAGATGATCAACATAAGAATCTTTTAAAGATAGGAAGTAAGTTACACGAAATACTTAAATTGAAAAAGCATGAAGATAATTATGATGAAATAATGGAAATACTACATGAACTAAGAGATTATACTAGATATCACTTTGATTGTGAAGAAAAGTTATTAGAAGAGCATGGATATGAGGATATATACTTGCATAAATTTCAGCATAAATTTTTCTTAAAGAAATTAGAGAATTTAGAATTAGAGGATGTGGATGAAAATCAAATTTCTGTAATTATGGGATTATTAGTATTTGTGTCAGATTGGATAGTAGAACACATATTAAAAACTGATGGAGAGTATGTGGAATATTTAAATTCAAAGGGCGTATATTAA